The Chryseobacterium sp. 52 genome includes a region encoding these proteins:
- the rlmN gene encoding 23S rRNA (adenine(2503)-C(2))-methyltransferase RlmN — translation MKDIRVLSLDQLKDYFLTLGEKPFRAKQVYDWLWSKNLHSIDEMTNLSKSLREKISEEYTINPVSVDQLQRSKDGTIKNGVKLHDGLLVESVLIPTETRTTACVSSQVGCSLNCEFCATARLKRMRNLEVAEIVDQVALIDSQSKMYFNRPLSNIVFMGMGEPMMNYKNVVESIKKITQPEGLGMSPRRITVSTSGIPKMIKMLADDELRVKLALSLHSAIEKKRNEIMPFSDKFPLTDIMDALQYWHQKTGSVITFEYCVWKGINDGDEDIKALIRYCRQVPSKVNLIQYNPIGDGKYDQCNKQAEDNYVRQLENAGITVMIRKSRGGDIDAACGQLANKTTD, via the coding sequence ATGAAAGATATCCGAGTTTTATCACTAGACCAGCTTAAAGACTATTTTTTGACTTTAGGAGAAAAACCGTTTCGTGCAAAGCAGGTTTATGACTGGTTATGGAGTAAAAATCTCCATTCGATTGATGAAATGACGAATCTTTCGAAATCTCTGCGTGAAAAAATTTCCGAAGAGTATACCATTAATCCGGTTTCTGTAGACCAGCTTCAGAGAAGTAAAGACGGAACCATCAAAAACGGCGTGAAACTTCATGACGGACTGTTGGTGGAATCTGTTCTTATTCCTACTGAAACAAGAACTACAGCCTGTGTTTCCTCACAGGTAGGTTGTTCGCTGAACTGCGAATTCTGTGCAACGGCAAGGTTGAAAAGAATGAGAAACCTTGAAGTAGCTGAGATTGTAGACCAGGTGGCCCTGATTGACAGTCAGAGCAAAATGTATTTTAACAGACCGCTTTCCAATATCGTTTTTATGGGAATGGGAGAGCCGATGATGAATTACAAAAATGTAGTAGAATCCATCAAAAAAATTACCCAGCCGGAAGGTTTGGGAATGTCTCCAAGAAGAATTACCGTTTCTACCTCCGGAATTCCGAAGATGATCAAAATGCTTGCGGATGATGAGCTCCGCGTAAAACTTGCTCTTTCACTTCACTCTGCCATTGAGAAGAAGCGTAATGAAATTATGCCCTTTTCGGATAAATTTCCGCTTACGGATATTATGGACGCGCTTCAGTATTGGCACCAGAAAACAGGCTCTGTCATCACTTTTGAATATTGTGTATGGAAAGGAATTAATGACGGGGATGAAGATATTAAAGCGTTGATCAGGTATTGCAGACAGGTTCCTTCCAAAGTGAATCTGATCCAGTATAATCCTATCGGAGACGGAAAGTATGACCAGTGCAACAAGCAGGCAGAAGACAATTATGTACGTCAGCTGGAAAATGCAGGAATTACGGTCATGATCAGAAAAAGCCGTGGTGGAGACATTGATGCAGCCTGTGGGCAGCTTGCAAACAAAACAACGGATTAA
- a CDS encoding polyprenyl synthetase family protein, which produces MANIVEEIKRPINEEMKLFEQKFYESMQSKVPLLDKVTRFIVTTKGKQMRPMFVFLCAKLIGEVTEKTYRGASMIELIHTATLVHDDVVDESFKRRNFFSINALWKNKIAVLVGDYLLSKSVLLSTDHKDYDLLGVISRTIREMSEGELLQLEKARKLDITEDVYYEIIRQKTATLIAACCEIGVLSNNADEALATKMMNFGTFTGMAFQIKDDLFDYLSSNVIGKPVGIDIKEQKMTLPLINTLKNASEKDRKYYFNTIKRYNNDPKRVKELIDFVKNSGGMDYAIKVMKDFQQKAKDILNEFPDSEPKRSLHLMLDYVIERKF; this is translated from the coding sequence TTGGCAAACATCGTAGAAGAAATCAAACGACCGATCAATGAGGAAATGAAACTTTTCGAACAGAAGTTTTATGAATCGATGCAGAGTAAAGTGCCTTTATTAGATAAAGTAACCCGTTTTATTGTTACGACTAAGGGTAAGCAAATGCGTCCTATGTTTGTTTTTCTCTGTGCCAAACTGATAGGGGAAGTCACTGAAAAAACATACCGTGGTGCTTCCATGATTGAGTTGATTCATACTGCCACTCTGGTACATGATGATGTGGTAGATGAAAGTTTTAAGCGTCGTAATTTCTTTTCAATCAATGCTTTGTGGAAGAATAAAATTGCGGTGCTGGTAGGTGATTATCTTTTGTCGAAGTCAGTATTGCTTTCCACAGACCATAAAGACTACGATCTTCTGGGCGTGATTTCAAGAACGATTCGTGAAATGTCCGAAGGTGAGCTTTTACAGCTTGAAAAAGCAAGAAAACTGGATATCACAGAAGATGTTTACTATGAAATTATTCGTCAGAAAACAGCTACTTTAATTGCTGCATGCTGCGAAATTGGAGTTCTTTCCAATAATGCTGATGAAGCACTTGCCACAAAAATGATGAATTTTGGGACTTTTACAGGAATGGCTTTTCAGATTAAGGATGACCTTTTCGATTATTTAAGTTCAAATGTCATAGGAAAACCTGTTGGAATTGATATTAAGGAGCAGAAAATGACGCTTCCTCTGATCAATACACTGAAAAATGCCAGTGAAAAAGACAGAAAATACTATTTCAATACAATCAAGCGTTATAATAATGATCCCAAACGTGTTAAGGAGCTTATCGATTTTGTGAAAAATTCTGGAGGGATGGATTATGCCATTAAGGTCATGAAAGACTTCCAGCAAAAAGCAAAAGATATCCTGAATGAATTTCCGGATTCTGAACCTAAAAGGTCATTACACCTGATGCTGGACTATGTAATCGAAAGAAAATTTTAA
- a CDS encoding sterol desaturase family protein, with amino-acid sequence MLDFFTGEHGLENVYAWSIPLLAAVIIAEMIYSHVSEAKLYNKKDVGTSVYLALMNFGLDLVMKAFAMGVMFFFYNHRLFTWDFTVWYWLICFVITDFAYYVLHYVDHHSRAFWAVHITHHNSEYFNLTTGFRSPVLQPLYRYLYFSPLAFLGFNPWHIMVVYAIGQVYGTWVHTQTVKTMGILEYILVTPSHHRVHHACNIKYLDRNMGMCLIIWDKIFGTFEKEDPGVPVKYGIYPKMPDNKPDTILFYEWRKIWKDIKQPGLKLSDRINYIFNSPGWRHDGTGKTVRQYQRDYLTKLSRRQEQKQKKKSA; translated from the coding sequence ATGTTGGACTTCTTTACAGGTGAACACGGACTGGAAAATGTCTATGCATGGTCTATTCCGCTTCTTGCCGCTGTTATTATAGCAGAAATGATTTATAGTCATGTTTCTGAGGCTAAGCTGTATAACAAAAAAGATGTGGGAACAAGTGTGTATCTTGCATTAATGAACTTCGGTCTGGATCTGGTCATGAAGGCTTTTGCCATGGGAGTTATGTTTTTCTTTTATAATCACAGACTTTTTACATGGGATTTTACCGTTTGGTACTGGCTTATTTGCTTTGTGATCACAGATTTTGCATACTATGTGCTGCATTATGTGGATCACCATTCCAGGGCGTTTTGGGCAGTTCATATTACCCATCATAATTCAGAATATTTCAATTTAACGACAGGTTTTAGAAGTCCTGTACTGCAGCCGCTTTACCGGTATCTTTATTTTTCTCCACTGGCATTTTTAGGTTTCAATCCATGGCATATTATGGTAGTCTACGCCATAGGACAGGTGTACGGAACCTGGGTGCATACACAGACTGTAAAAACGATGGGAATTCTGGAGTATATTTTGGTAACGCCTTCACATCATAGGGTGCATCACGCATGCAACATCAAATACCTGGACAGAAACATGGGAATGTGCCTGATTATTTGGGATAAGATCTTTGGAACCTTCGAGAAAGAAGACCCGGGCGTACCTGTAAAGTATGGAATATACCCCAAAATGCCAGACAATAAACCGGATACTATTCTTTTTTATGAATGGAGAAAAATCTGGAAAGATATAAAACAGCCGGGGCTGAAACTTTCGGACAGGATCAATTATATCTTCAACTCACCGGGCTGGAGACATGATGGTACCGGAAAAACAGTTCGGCAGTATCAGAGAGACTATTTAACGAAACTTTCAAGAAGACAGGAGCAGAAACAGAAAAAGAAATCAGCCTGA
- the queA gene encoding tRNA preQ1(34) S-adenosylmethionine ribosyltransferase-isomerase QueA gives MKTSDFNFDLPEELLAEHPSEHRDEAKLMVLHRKTQTIEHKLFKDVVDYFDEKDLFIFNNTKVFPARLYGNKEKTGAKIEVFLLRELDKETRVWDVLVDPARKIRIGNKLFFTEDESLVAEVIDNTTSRGRTLRFLFDGSYDEFRTKLKELGETPLPKYIKRAVEPEDAERYQTIYAKIEGAVAAPTAGLHFSKHLMKKLEIKGIDFAEVTLHVGLGTFNPIEVEDLSKHKMESEEIIIDEKNADIINNAVDHHRRVCAVGTTTMRALETSVSSNKKISAFNGWTNKFIYPPHDFGVANAMITNFHTPKSTLLMMIAAFAGKDFIMQAYEEAVREKYKFYSYGDAMLIL, from the coding sequence ATGAAAACATCAGATTTTAATTTTGATCTTCCTGAGGAGTTATTAGCAGAACACCCGTCTGAACACAGAGACGAAGCCAAACTAATGGTACTGCATAGAAAGACACAAACTATCGAGCATAAACTGTTTAAAGATGTTGTTGATTATTTCGATGAGAAAGATCTATTCATATTCAATAATACAAAGGTTTTCCCTGCACGTCTTTACGGAAATAAAGAAAAAACAGGCGCTAAAATTGAAGTTTTCCTTTTAAGAGAGCTTGATAAAGAAACCAGAGTATGGGACGTTCTTGTAGATCCGGCAAGAAAGATCAGAATCGGTAATAAATTATTTTTCACTGAAGATGAATCTTTAGTTGCTGAAGTTATTGATAATACAACTTCAAGAGGAAGAACATTGAGATTCTTATTTGATGGTTCTTACGACGAATTCAGAACAAAATTAAAAGAATTGGGAGAAACTCCACTTCCAAAATACATCAAAAGAGCAGTAGAGCCGGAAGATGCAGAAAGATATCAGACGATCTATGCTAAAATAGAAGGAGCAGTAGCTGCCCCTACAGCAGGTCTTCATTTCTCTAAGCATTTGATGAAGAAATTAGAGATCAAAGGAATTGATTTCGCTGAAGTAACACTTCACGTAGGTTTAGGAACTTTCAACCCGATTGAGGTGGAAGATCTTTCTAAGCACAAAATGGAGTCTGAAGAAATCATCATCGATGAGAAAAATGCAGATATCATCAATAATGCAGTAGATCACCACAGAAGAGTTTGCGCAGTAGGGACTACAACGATGAGAGCATTGGAAACTTCTGTTTCTTCAAACAAAAAGATTTCTGCGTTCAACGGTTGGACCAACAAATTCATTTATCCGCCTCACGATTTTGGAGTAGCGAATGCAATGATTACCAACTTCCATACGCCAAAATCAACATTACTGATGATGATCGCAGCGTTTGCAGGAAAAGATTTCATCATGCAAGCCTATGAAGAAGCTGTAAGAGAAAAATATAAATTCTATTCTTACGGTGACGCAATGTTAATTTTATAA